A genomic stretch from Natronomonas gomsonensis includes:
- a CDS encoding RNA-guided endonuclease InsQ/TnpB family protein: MTELTKTLELKLVNPNAHKRRKLRETREAYQHALKDAFDAGCTAQTEANDVVVNYDLSGYAKNALKKYVPQLTTTYNAGELHDDHPVRFTNEGLRLDHKPENAIEWYVKIPHHEDYNLWIPAQPNPEQRSWLEALNAGDATMGESRLFERDGTWYLHITATRDVKDGSEVSDQERTPIGVDIGEASLVTVCHRDRHGSPTAPEVWADEGKTVRRLRKTYFTAKRRLQTRGSERIAESFGGDVWSQIDDVFHSVTREVVEYAESVENPVLVLEDLTYIRESMDYGEYMNRRLHGWGFAKLHAQILYKAVEKGIPVETVNPRNTSKECHACGEVGYRPKQATFKCRNDDCWMGEYQADVNGAINIADRYLSGESRSREHENDDDSAEDGARLTAPQDSQADAETQQWTLGTYAS; this comes from the coding sequence GTGACCGAACTCACGAAGACGCTGGAATTGAAACTGGTCAACCCGAACGCCCACAAGCGGAGGAAACTCCGTGAGACGCGAGAGGCGTACCAGCACGCCCTCAAAGACGCCTTCGACGCTGGTTGCACCGCCCAGACCGAAGCGAACGACGTGGTGGTCAACTACGATCTGTCGGGATACGCGAAGAACGCCCTCAAAAAGTACGTCCCGCAGTTGACGACGACGTACAATGCGGGCGAACTTCACGACGACCACCCTGTTCGGTTCACCAACGAGGGACTACGGCTCGACCACAAGCCCGAGAACGCAATCGAGTGGTACGTCAAAATCCCACACCACGAGGATTACAACCTCTGGATACCAGCACAGCCGAACCCCGAACAGCGGAGCTGGTTGGAAGCGTTGAACGCGGGAGACGCCACGATGGGTGAGAGTCGGCTGTTCGAGCGGGACGGAACGTGGTATCTTCACATCACCGCAACCCGCGACGTAAAGGACGGTTCTGAGGTGTCCGACCAAGAACGAACGCCTATCGGAGTGGACATTGGGGAAGCGTCGCTCGTCACGGTGTGTCACCGCGACAGGCACGGTTCTCCGACCGCTCCCGAAGTGTGGGCCGACGAGGGCAAGACCGTTCGTCGGCTCCGCAAGACCTACTTCACCGCCAAGAGGCGACTTCAGACGCGCGGAAGCGAGCGTATCGCTGAGTCCTTCGGGGGCGACGTGTGGAGCCAGATAGACGACGTGTTCCATAGTGTCACCCGCGAAGTCGTGGAGTACGCCGAATCCGTCGAGAATCCCGTACTGGTTCTGGAAGACCTGACGTACATACGGGAGTCGATGGACTACGGCGAGTACATGAACCGCCGTCTCCACGGGTGGGGATTCGCTAAACTCCACGCGCAGATACTGTACAAGGCCGTCGAGAAGGGAATCCCCGTCGAGACGGTGAATCCGCGTAACACGTCGAAGGAGTGCCATGCGTGCGGCGAGGTGGGGTATCGCCCGAAGCAGGCGACGTTCAAGTGTAGGAACGACGATTGCTGGATGGGCGAGTACCAAGCGGACGTGAATGGGGCAATAAATATCGCAGACCGCTACCTCAGCGGAGAGAGTCGTTCCAGAGAACACGAGAACGACGATGACTCGGCTGAGGATGGGGCGCGTTTGACCGCGCCACAAGACAGCCAAGCCGATGCTGAAACCCAGCAATGGACGCTTGGAACGTATGCGTCTTGA
- the tnpA gene encoding IS200/IS605 family transposase, whose product MKTTRHATYNLNYHIVWLPKYRQSVLDNEVANRVGTILHEIADDKGLEIIDLTVQPDHIHLFVSSPPKHAPSLLANWFKGISSRKYNHRYADNEGEKIRWARGYYAGTAGHVSSETVQDYIQEHKEGDS is encoded by the coding sequence ATGAAGACCACACGGCACGCGACCTACAACCTCAACTACCACATAGTGTGGTTGCCGAAGTACCGCCAGTCGGTACTCGACAACGAGGTCGCCAACCGTGTGGGAACCATCCTCCACGAAATCGCCGACGACAAAGGCTTAGAGATTATTGACCTGACCGTTCAACCCGACCACATCCATCTGTTCGTCAGTAGTCCACCGAAGCACGCGCCCTCACTTCTCGCCAACTGGTTCAAGGGGATCTCCTCGCGGAAATACAACCACCGCTATGCCGACAACGAGGGCGAGAAGATTCGATGGGCACGGGGCTACTACGCAGGAACAGCGGGCCACGTTTCCAGCGAAACGGTACAGGACTACATTCAAGAACACAAGGAGGGCGATTCGTGA
- a CDS encoding type I restriction-modification system subunit M N-terminal domain-containing protein, whose product MVDNFNEKSDFIWSIADLLRGDYKQSEYQKVILPLTVLRRLDCVTERNKDEVLERYEQLQEQGIENVAPSLKKAADAQVYNTSEYTFESLCNDPDDIAENLQYYINQYDEETKEIFEKFAFDHQIDRLADADLLYKVVRQFAEIDLHPEEVPNEEMGYIYEELIRKFNELSNETAGEHFTPREVIELIQIDSAYLRLQAEVKR is encoded by the coding sequence ATGGTCGATAACTTCAACGAGAAGTCGGACTTTATCTGGTCTATTGCAGATCTTCTCCGAGGGGACTACAAGCAGTCGGAATACCAGAAGGTCATCTTGCCGCTGACTGTTCTTCGACGTCTCGATTGCGTGACTGAGCGGAACAAGGACGAGGTATTGGAGCGCTACGAACAGCTTCAGGAACAAGGTATCGAGAACGTCGCACCCTCGTTGAAGAAGGCAGCCGATGCACAGGTGTACAATACCAGTGAGTACACCTTCGAATCTCTGTGTAACGACCCCGACGATATCGCAGAAAACCTCCAGTACTACATCAACCAGTACGACGAGGAGACGAAGGAGATTTTCGAGAAATTCGCGTTCGACCACCAGATCGACCGACTTGCCGATGCCGATCTTTTGTATAAGGTCGTCCGGCAGTTCGCCGAAATCGACCTCCACCCCGAGGAGGTCCCAAACGAGGAGATGGGCTACATCTACGAGGAGCTCATCCGGAAGTTCAACGAGCTGAGCAACGAGACGGCTGGCGAACACTTCACGCCGCGGGAAGTCATCGAACTGATACAGATCGATAGCGCATACCTCCGTCTTCAGGCGGAGGTCAAGCGATAG
- a CDS encoding HEPN domain-containing protein has translation MASPAAQAYPRIREAVESFVADVQDYTEDAYEQLPTTTITESNTFRDRKHEYTVEQPSKTVRDTNRFKHFYFSDLAESLIDDGLSFCPHRTDDVEQSLHGKRILKLAKLTLDYAGAVVFDEDAFDTAYEDHFAPLYASTHVHRVVFPLPRVILRPDDFEEGFQLALEPLEDSVDNGEYVSSLTDDLLISRIPDFEMTAMQTYGTPGMITEPDQTQKRLGWATTLEVEFEVTCRPTKHNSQHTGLDLSWTENQALPEAAAIAKQVVTALRLWAPEEYAGLGPGYLLRDSWKTYRGISADVDRVIIPEFGQRGKSFHRDPVELPESDQDALREHWQRIGPYCSLEDEMSNTLYRCLTRFNRMYERSTSEDQIVDAFLGFETTLIRGDPGSTLPNRAAALLRDQHKCDLDEVRTFLEGVRRIRNRIVHNDASLSEELSGDYHGPNETQAYLKEVRWYLAQVVIAYSVLLDTPSDSIQAVNQTIVDSKVDEIADES, from the coding sequence ATGGCTTCACCGGCGGCACAGGCGTATCCTCGGATCCGAGAGGCGGTTGAATCCTTTGTCGCGGACGTTCAGGACTACACGGAGGATGCCTACGAGCAACTCCCCACGACGACGATCACCGAATCCAATACGTTTCGCGACCGAAAACACGAATACACCGTCGAACAGCCGTCGAAAACCGTCCGTGATACGAACCGCTTCAAACACTTCTATTTCAGTGACCTAGCCGAATCCCTCATTGACGACGGCCTCTCATTCTGTCCGCACCGGACCGACGATGTCGAACAAAGCCTCCACGGCAAACGCATCCTCAAACTCGCGAAGCTCACTCTCGATTACGCCGGCGCCGTGGTGTTTGACGAAGACGCATTTGACACCGCCTACGAGGATCACTTCGCACCCCTATACGCAAGCACTCACGTCCACCGAGTCGTGTTCCCCCTCCCGCGAGTGATCCTGCGGCCAGACGATTTCGAAGAGGGATTTCAGCTAGCGCTTGAGCCCCTCGAAGACTCGGTCGATAATGGCGAGTATGTGTCGTCTCTCACGGACGATCTACTGATATCACGGATTCCTGACTTTGAGATGACGGCGATGCAGACGTACGGCACGCCCGGTATGATCACTGAACCGGATCAAACCCAGAAACGACTCGGGTGGGCGACGACTCTCGAAGTCGAGTTCGAGGTCACCTGCCGTCCCACGAAACACAACTCACAGCATACAGGTCTCGACCTCAGCTGGACTGAGAATCAAGCGCTTCCCGAAGCGGCTGCAATCGCGAAGCAGGTCGTCACGGCACTCCGGCTTTGGGCCCCTGAAGAGTACGCTGGGCTTGGCCCGGGATATCTTCTCCGTGACTCTTGGAAGACGTATCGCGGTATCAGCGCCGACGTCGACCGGGTAATCATTCCGGAGTTCGGGCAGCGCGGGAAATCCTTCCACCGGGACCCAGTTGAACTCCCGGAGTCCGACCAAGACGCCCTCCGTGAGCACTGGCAACGAATCGGGCCGTACTGCTCGTTGGAAGATGAGATGTCGAATACGCTCTATCGGTGCCTCACTCGGTTCAATCGAATGTACGAGCGGTCGACGTCCGAAGATCAAATTGTAGATGCCTTTCTCGGTTTCGAAACCACGCTTATCCGTGGTGATCCTGGATCAACGCTCCCAAACCGTGCTGCAGCTCTCCTCCGCGACCAGCATAAGTGTGACCTTGATGAGGTGCGGACGTTCTTAGAGGGAGTCCGACGCATCCGGAACCGAATTGTCCACAACGATGCGAGTCTCTCTGAGGAGCTGTCTGGCGACTATCATGGCCCGAATGAGACTCAAGCGTATCTCAAAGAGGTTCGCTGGTACTTGGCGCAGGTTGTCATCGCTTATTCGGTGTTACTGGACACACCTAGTGATTCGATTCAAGCTGTCAATCAAACGATAGTCGATTCGAAGGTTGACGAAATAGCGGATGAGAGTTAG
- a CDS encoding DNA-binding protein: protein MQRNNPIREKVSVEQDTEQEATEDTPELRPTVELQTQAKIDSDVRDAIAAADEQDHPYGMTLEAQEKWEAREAEKRRTRDRADREQTSRREELCREMTRAKHCGLPSEADPREQLDVETRREVKKQAIRLDGKCRGGLGVEAIERELAARVESGRSMQDAVLDMVEDVQAAPGAIVALGELEKVPAKYVDIEATVKTLWEPSSPKMAQVGLLEDETGTTKFTSWTRSQATVVAEGQRVRIRDAAKNWYQGRCSVAFVGRTNIEFPDRDDWW from the coding sequence ATGCAACGTAACAACCCAATTCGTGAAAAGGTCTCGGTCGAACAGGACACAGAACAAGAAGCAACTGAGGACACCCCGGAGCTGCGACCCACGGTAGAGTTGCAGACCCAGGCGAAGATCGACTCGGACGTTCGTGATGCGATTGCGGCGGCTGACGAACAGGACCACCCCTACGGGATGACGCTCGAAGCTCAAGAGAAGTGGGAAGCGCGAGAAGCCGAAAAGCGGCGGACTCGTGACCGTGCGGATCGAGAGCAGACAAGTCGGCGTGAGGAACTGTGCCGGGAGATGACGCGAGCGAAGCACTGTGGGCTGCCCAGCGAGGCAGATCCACGTGAGCAGTTGGATGTCGAGACGCGGCGGGAAGTCAAGAAGCAGGCTATTCGGTTGGACGGGAAGTGTCGCGGTGGCCTCGGTGTCGAAGCCATCGAACGTGAGTTGGCCGCCCGGGTCGAGAGCGGTCGGTCGATGCAGGATGCCGTGTTGGACATGGTCGAGGACGTGCAGGCGGCGCCGGGGGCGATTGTGGCGCTCGGTGAGTTGGAGAAAGTGCCAGCGAAGTACGTGGATATCGAGGCGACGGTGAAGACCCTCTGGGAGCCGTCGAGTCCGAAGATGGCCCAAGTCGGGCTGTTAGAGGACGAGACGGGGACGACAAAATTCACCAGCTGGACCCGATCGCAGGCCACAGTCGTCGCCGAAGGACAGCGCGTGCGCATTCGGGATGCCGCCAAGAACTGGTATCAGGGTCGGTGTTCGGTCGCGTTCGTCGGGCGTACCAACATCGAGTTCCCGGACCGAGACGACTGGTGGTGA
- a CDS encoding transposase → METTTKTLEATLAPPTAHKERKLCDLLETYREGLHEAFDAGCDTMSATSDVVTPYDLPYQAKAALCNYVPQLHDTYNAQELDDDHPVRLTNQAAEFDHSPAREYEFTWWAPQPGRGTNFWIPLRINPEQEGLWHDLVDGDASAGQLRLQQNRTSWTLHVTVEFPVEAPDYATDGDDVTHIGLDIGETALITGCALKDGSPTGPFVCDGSRAKHLRKEMHTTLKRLQDRDAAEWRMDERFDHYQNALTDIVEKASRQAVEYARQFEKPVLVMENLTYIREELDYGSYMNRRLHALAFARLQNRVEDKAREAGIPVEYVRPEYTSQTCHACGHIGNRAAQATFRCTNDECHITEFQGDINGAINIAQRADPWGESVPLKPAGNDSPRDGSACDSTTTHRETSEKHSQMTLSAFHGSEPSTSDSRT, encoded by the coding sequence ATGGAAACGACGACTAAGACGCTCGAAGCGACTCTCGCGCCGCCGACAGCACACAAGGAGCGGAAACTCTGTGACCTGCTCGAAACCTACCGCGAGGGACTACACGAGGCGTTCGACGCCGGGTGCGACACGATGAGCGCAACCAGTGACGTGGTGACGCCCTACGACCTGCCGTATCAGGCGAAAGCGGCCCTGTGCAACTACGTTCCACAACTTCACGACACCTACAACGCACAGGAGTTGGACGACGACCACCCGGTTCGGCTCACCAACCAAGCCGCCGAGTTTGACCACTCTCCGGCACGAGAATACGAGTTTACGTGGTGGGCACCCCAACCCGGTCGGGGAACGAATTTCTGGATACCGCTTCGTATCAACCCCGAACAAGAGGGACTGTGGCACGACCTCGTAGACGGGGACGCTTCGGCGGGACAACTCCGACTGCAACAGAATCGCACATCGTGGACGCTACACGTCACTGTCGAATTTCCGGTCGAAGCCCCCGACTACGCGACAGACGGCGACGACGTGACGCACATCGGTCTGGACATTGGTGAAACCGCCCTGATAACGGGCTGTGCCCTCAAGGACGGTTCACCAACTGGCCCGTTCGTGTGTGACGGGAGCCGTGCGAAGCATCTTCGCAAAGAGATGCACACGACTCTGAAACGCCTCCAAGATCGAGACGCCGCCGAGTGGCGGATGGACGAGCGATTCGACCACTACCAGAACGCACTCACCGATATTGTCGAGAAGGCGTCCCGGCAGGCCGTCGAGTACGCCCGGCAATTCGAGAAGCCGGTTCTGGTGATGGAGAATCTGACGTACATCCGTGAAGAATTGGACTACGGCTCGTACATGAACCGGCGACTCCATGCGTTGGCGTTCGCTCGGTTACAGAACCGCGTCGAGGACAAAGCACGAGAGGCTGGTATCCCGGTCGAGTACGTCCGACCGGAGTACACCAGCCAGACGTGCCACGCTTGCGGTCATATCGGAAACAGAGCCGCACAAGCCACGTTCCGGTGTACCAACGACGAGTGCCACATCACGGAGTTTCAGGGCGATATAAACGGCGCAATCAACATTGCACAACGGGCTGACCCGTGGGGAGAGAGCGTGCCGCTGAAACCGGCAGGCAATGACTCGCCTCGGGATGGGAGTGCCTGTGACAGCACCACGACCCACCGAGAGACGAGCGAGAAACACTCGCAAATGACTCTCTCGGCGTTCCACGGGTCGGAACCCTCTACCAGCGATAGCCGCACTTAG
- a CDS encoding ArdC-like ssDNA-binding domain-containing protein produces MATTSDASVSFTESDTRSEEMHSTIEQWVEDLVAAVNDAQASEAFQAWLDAQIQFHDYSYRNTLLIKQQCPEATRVAGYRTWQEEFDRHVTEGESAIWIWAPIIAQRCPECENSPSYHEQIDCDYDETDPEEWSRGLVGFNPAPVFDISQTDGEPLPELETAATGDAGTLVSQLTDAAAALDVTVHVVDDSAWPHPDANGVCTYPEHPDGNAQVKVRDRSNEADLARTLIHEYAHALLHSDVDDETERAKREVEAESIAYVVGRYVGLDTSGSAFYLAAWESDDASVVRDRLGRISRTAEQLIDVLED; encoded by the coding sequence ATGGCTACGACCAGTGATGCGTCGGTCTCATTCACCGAGTCCGACACACGATCCGAGGAGATGCATAGCACGATCGAACAGTGGGTCGAGGACCTCGTCGCGGCCGTCAACGACGCACAGGCCAGTGAAGCGTTCCAAGCGTGGCTTGATGCCCAGATTCAGTTCCACGACTACTCGTATCGAAACACGCTGCTCATCAAACAGCAATGTCCGGAGGCGACACGCGTCGCGGGCTATCGGACCTGGCAGGAAGAATTCGATCGGCACGTCACAGAGGGCGAGTCAGCCATCTGGATCTGGGCGCCAATCATTGCTCAGCGGTGTCCCGAATGCGAGAACTCGCCATCCTACCACGAGCAGATTGACTGTGACTACGATGAGACCGACCCCGAAGAGTGGTCGCGCGGTCTCGTCGGCTTCAATCCCGCACCTGTCTTCGACATCTCGCAGACAGACGGTGAGCCCCTGCCCGAGCTAGAGACGGCTGCGACGGGCGACGCCGGAACGCTCGTCAGTCAACTCACCGACGCTGCTGCCGCGCTGGATGTAACGGTTCACGTGGTCGACGACTCGGCGTGGCCGCATCCGGACGCAAACGGCGTCTGTACGTATCCAGAGCATCCAGACGGGAACGCACAGGTGAAGGTGCGTGATCGGTCGAACGAGGCTGACCTCGCTCGGACGCTCATCCACGAGTACGCCCACGCTCTGTTGCACAGCGATGTCGACGACGAGACGGAACGGGCGAAGCGAGAAGTCGAAGCCGAGAGCATCGCCTACGTCGTCGGTCGCTACGTCGGACTGGACACGAGTGGGTCCGCGTTCTATCTGGCCGCCTGGGAGTCGGACGACGCATCGGTCGTCCGGGACCGGCTTGGACGAATCAGTCGGACGGCAGAACAGCTTATCGACGTCCTAGAGGACTAA
- a CDS encoding sensor histidine kinase — MADSREVDSTFYTALHSTAMYSMSPESGGDTDLKGLIQSSPDAIVIANPETTEIFEVSQAAEELFGYTREELRSMHVGSLHPAEEQERYRRLFETHFEQQPAVISQFDDGSPVFAVTADGERFPVEINAWVIEDTDYDQPLFQGVFRDISERLRRQRELQRQNERLDEFAGVISHDLRNPLAVAQGRATLLEEERESEHIEPLQTALNRMSEIIDDTLTLARNGQQVSEMEPVNVVSTIGNCWEMVETDAATLEIDGDATIRADPDRLRHTFENLLRNAIEHGGDDITIRVGQADENTIYIEDDGPGVPDAERDAVFTPGYSSKSDGTGFGLAIVQRLAEAHGWNITLTDSETGGARFEFSNVEIQ, encoded by the coding sequence GTGGCGGACAGTCGCGAGGTCGATTCGACATTTTATACGGCCTTGCATTCTACAGCGATGTATTCAATGTCTCCTGAGTCTGGTGGTGACACAGATCTCAAAGGACTTATCCAGAGCTCACCGGATGCGATTGTAATTGCTAACCCAGAGACGACTGAAATATTTGAGGTAAGTCAGGCGGCTGAAGAGTTGTTCGGATATACGCGCGAGGAGTTACGCTCGATGCATGTGGGTTCCCTCCATCCCGCCGAGGAACAAGAGCGGTACAGACGGCTCTTCGAGACACATTTTGAGCAACAACCAGCTGTTATCTCCCAATTCGACGACGGATCCCCCGTGTTCGCAGTCACAGCAGATGGCGAACGGTTCCCTGTCGAAATCAACGCCTGGGTCATCGAAGACACGGATTACGACCAGCCGCTCTTCCAGGGTGTCTTCCGTGATATCTCGGAGCGACTCCGGCGGCAACGTGAACTGCAGCGCCAGAACGAACGGCTCGATGAATTTGCTGGCGTCATCTCGCACGATTTGCGGAATCCGCTGGCCGTTGCACAGGGCCGAGCAACGCTCCTCGAGGAGGAGCGAGAAAGCGAGCATATCGAGCCACTACAGACCGCATTAAATCGCATGTCCGAAATCATCGATGACACGCTGACACTCGCCCGCAACGGGCAACAAGTGAGCGAGATGGAACCGGTCAACGTCGTCAGTACAATCGGCAACTGTTGGGAGATGGTTGAGACCGACGCAGCCACGTTGGAGATCGATGGCGACGCCACAATCCGCGCAGATCCCGACCGGCTCCGACACACCTTCGAGAACTTGCTTCGCAATGCCATCGAACACGGTGGAGACGACATCACCATCAGGGTCGGTCAAGCAGACGAAAATACAATCTACATTGAAGATGACGGGCCGGGAGTTCCTGACGCCGAACGGGATGCGGTCTTTACTCCCGGATATTCATCCAAGAGCGATGGAACTGGATTTGGATTGGCGATTGTGCAACGGCTCGCTGAAGCACACGGATGGAACATCACTCTGACTGACAGCGAAACCGGGGGAGCAAGATTCGAGTTTAGCAATGTCGAAATCCAGTGA
- a CDS encoding transcription factor S, with product MSRVEHSRAVESTSSSCISGPLCDFCGSLRYPKDMGWHCRNCGNSSPKSETDAFVTTHAQQKRTLTIRGDNTERGLPTTDATCPDCDHDKAYWDIKQLRSSDEAPTELYICTDCGHRWRRD from the coding sequence ATGTCTCGAGTCGAACATTCCAGAGCAGTCGAATCGACGTCAAGTAGCTGTATCAGCGGCCCGCTGTGTGACTTCTGTGGGTCGCTCCGGTATCCGAAGGACATGGGGTGGCATTGTCGCAACTGTGGGAACTCCTCGCCGAAATCGGAGACAGACGCCTTTGTGACGACCCATGCCCAGCAGAAACGGACACTCACCATCCGCGGTGACAACACCGAACGTGGCTTGCCGACGACCGACGCGACGTGTCCAGACTGCGACCACGACAAGGCGTACTGGGATATCAAGCAACTCCGCTCGAGTGACGAAGCGCCGACAGAGTTGTACATCTGTACCGACTGCGGGCACAGGTGGCGGCGGGACTAA
- a CDS encoding DUF6517 family protein — MTNEESGAFFKGDWQIHRRRFLTGTTAVAIGGAAGCSSVSNQEFKAQPVVLPEDARGEVVLGETARDSSTVTREIDAIDGEISITSFSAAYSRGKAYDLEGADYAPRLSLLGRYLQQVNGTDGPGAAAVTTASDVGLDEVTIGDFAVEGDRVSLVAPAGLRDGQPESGAPSIFSLMYPPEVSPEGLNEVMNPENGTNGAYLVDAKDFFPGLVYDPIDRGWALDPMDRGWLPAGYTGADDLINEGKVMIALDPALTPEQVFGVSAEGMPGERVESGEALARATGNNPFLIAAVDEVAVGGQSPFTVGGQSPFTIEDVFDVGVPSWTGGATYGIGVLSTPAAKVAGQSVNPVAGMSFEELLTGKRFGHLIGPNRLQKTDEGDWLAGPAPVAEITLGPSLDEGMQDSTTILDDETELKSFLGVLSGEDGPWGVGVHMARVENEHDDGTDVVVTAAVHRWPVGSADYVDWIDGDASERFTGILGSIITEARALTAAAGKQFAPGAWVA, encoded by the coding sequence ATGACAAACGAAGAGAGTGGAGCGTTCTTCAAGGGCGACTGGCAAATACATCGCCGACGATTCCTCACTGGGACCACCGCCGTCGCCATTGGCGGTGCCGCCGGGTGCAGCAGTGTGAGTAACCAGGAGTTCAAGGCCCAGCCAGTTGTTCTCCCCGAGGACGCCCGTGGAGAGGTTGTCCTCGGCGAGACCGCCCGGGACTCCTCAACGGTGACCCGTGAGATCGATGCTATCGACGGCGAGATCTCCATCACCAGCTTCTCGGCCGCCTACTCGCGCGGAAAAGCCTACGATCTTGAGGGGGCCGACTACGCCCCCCGGCTCTCGCTGCTTGGGCGGTATCTCCAGCAGGTCAATGGAACGGACGGCCCGGGGGCGGCTGCGGTGACCACCGCCAGCGATGTCGGCCTCGACGAGGTGACCATCGGGGACTTCGCCGTGGAAGGCGACCGTGTGAGTCTGGTCGCGCCGGCAGGTCTGCGAGACGGACAGCCAGAGTCGGGCGCTCCCAGCATCTTTTCCCTGATGTATCCGCCCGAAGTCTCTCCTGAGGGGTTAAACGAGGTGATGAACCCTGAAAACGGGACGAACGGAGCGTACCTCGTCGACGCGAAGGACTTCTTCCCGGGGTTGGTGTACGATCCTATAGATCGAGGGTGGGCCTTAGACCCAATGGATCGAGGGTGGCTGCCGGCGGGATACACCGGAGCGGACGACCTGATCAACGAGGGCAAGGTGATGATTGCCCTCGATCCTGCCCTCACTCCCGAGCAGGTGTTCGGGGTCTCGGCTGAAGGGATGCCCGGCGAACGCGTTGAGAGTGGGGAGGCGCTCGCCCGTGCGACTGGGAACAATCCGTTCCTGATTGCGGCAGTTGACGAGGTCGCAGTCGGCGGTCAATCGCCATTTACCGTAGGTGGTCAATCGCCGTTCACCATAGAGGACGTGTTCGATGTCGGCGTTCCGTCCTGGACGGGCGGCGCGACCTACGGGATCGGCGTGCTCTCGACGCCGGCGGCGAAGGTGGCGGGGCAGTCGGTCAATCCGGTCGCGGGGATGAGTTTCGAGGAGTTGCTGACCGGCAAGCGGTTCGGCCATCTCATTGGCCCGAACCGCTTGCAGAAGACCGATGAGGGCGACTGGCTCGCCGGGCCGGCACCGGTCGCTGAGATCACCCTGGGGCCCTCATTGGACGAAGGAATGCAGGACAGCACGACCATCCTCGACGACGAAACCGAGCTGAAGAGCTTCCTCGGCGTCCTCAGCGGCGAGGACGGCCCGTGGGGCGTCGGTGTCCACATGGCTCGCGTCGAAAACGAACACGACGACGGGACAGATGTCGTCGTCACCGCTGCCGTCCATCGCTGGCCCGTTGGATCTGCGGATTACGTGGACTGGATTGACGGCGATGCCAGCGAGCGGTTCACAGGCATCCTCGGATCGATTATTACCGAGGCTCGGGCGCTAACCGCGGCGGCGGGCAAGCAGTTTGCGCCTGGTGCTTGGGTTGCTTGA